The genomic interval TCCCCCCTCAGCCTCTCATTCCCTCTCCCCCCTCAgcctcccatcccccccccccccccccccgctcagtCTCTCATTCCTTCTcctctccccatccccctcAGCTTCTCCTTCTTCTTGCACTATTATTCCTCCTTTTTCTACCTCATCCACAGAGAGGCAACTAAGGCCTTAAATGCTCTGACTGCTGTGCAAGCTTCCCGGAATACGACCAGGTCTCCCCCACCGTCTCCTTTGGGTGTCAGGAAGACGAGGAGTGCTGCCACCACTTCCTCATCGATCAGTTCTCCTCTCTTGAAGAGGATGAATATGGCGGCATTCTCTCAGGAAAGTACACCTCAGAAGACTCTGTAGACACAGAGTACGTTGACGTTGCATAGAGAAGTTTGTCAGCAGCATgtgcctgggggggggggggggttcggggGCATGATACTTAATCAAATGTGTCATTTAAAGTAAAATGGGGTaaaggagagggggagagggaggcagAGGGAGTGGGGAGTTAGTTAAGGGGTTTATGATGTTTATTGTCTCCCTACTTTCTGACTTGCCAATTTactggaaaaaaattgtccatGATCTTGTTTGGCTGGTGCATTTATAGTCACGATTAACGAGGATTAGAATGTACTCACTTCTTTTAGCGAATCATATCTTAAAGGAACACACTCTTAGACTTGAAAACTCTCATCCGGATATTTCATGCTTGGTGACACATTCTGTTGAGTTGCGAAGCAGAATTGAATCGGGTTTCAACCGGCATCGAGTGTTTCTACACATATTTGAAACCCTCACTATTGTAGGACTGTCATGTTTGCAACGGTCTGTTTGTCGAGGGCGAAGTACGCTGCTGCTGGTTATCCGCCTGCAAATGTTCTGGTCTATTGTTTGTTTCCGAGGATGATATTTGTTAAGTACGTCATTTGTCAATGTCATCAAGCTGTAGGGAATAACCCGTGTGCTTTTTACGAGCTTTGAAAAAGGTCTGGAGTAAATCAATGAAAACTGATGTCACACGGATGCGGTGTTTCGTAAAAGACGGTACGTTGCTTTAAGTTGGCACAAGTTATTTTCAAGAACCTCTCCAAGAATAGCCTTTGATCTACTCGAGGGTTTGATGTCTTAACTTCCACAATGATGTATGATTTATTGTCTGCTAAATGTTGTTAATGGTGACCGTTTTGTAACTTTTACAGCAGTCGAAACGATGTTGGTCAAATTTTGAGGTCCTGCGTGGTGGTAGTTataattcattttattattagcttgactttttcatgtttccttttcaaactaacaaaagaaaaaaggtgcaaaattttgaaaatctttcAGATAGtatttgcattttgtttgtGATTAATTTCCAAAATGAGGGAAGCGTACGGCGAACAAAATGTTTAGTGTGCAGTGGAATGATTAATTGACTTGTTTTGGTAGAATTGTAGGAAAACGTTATACTTCATCAATGACCAAATTTAGTAAACTTGTTGATGGGAATTGATGGCCAAACTTGAACCGAATGTTACAaggcaacatttttttttatttaatatttcggACATTTTACATAACTTTTATCAATGAAGTACAGTAATATTCTTGCTTGGCCAAAACATTCTATTCCTTGCTTGGAGCTAAAAACTCATAAGGAAATACTTTACATCCATTAAAATAATCTATATTTTCCCAGCAGCGTATAGCGAAGTCAAACGGTACAGTCTTTATTTTTGGGGTCAATtatctgaaatatttttttttttaaatcactttGTGTGTGAGAATGGGTGAGCTTTTGTAGGTTGAGGTGAGTAGTTTTCAGTCAATAGATAATTTGTTTGGTAGTTCTTATATGCTTCTATTTCTCGTTTTGACATGAATCTGGTCATTCGTGAAATGACATGACATATTTTACGGAATGTTTTGAAAAGAGGGAGAATAAACAGTATGGATAATACTTTATGCTTCAGCCACGATTTTACGCTGAGTTTGATGATTCAAATAAACCTATGACTTAGCTAAAAATTGTAACAAATAGAGTGTTATGCAGTACTGGTAGGTTCATTGttcaaaattgaaattcattcaTTTGGAGCGAGACCTTGACAATGGGATCGAGGCAGTGTGCAGGTGTTGGGGCATGTCCCTCCCCTTAACATCCAATCGGGGGGgattttgttttccaaattcAAAAAGGTATTTATTATCACAACCTTGTATTTCGACCTAGTTTAAGGCCACTCTGGAATGTGGTAAGGCTTTGAATGAACTTTCTGATATTTTGGGGATTGGGGTGGGTTAGACCAGTCACTCACTCTACAGTTAAGCAGTGGCATGtgcagagggggtgggggcggagGGAGGTCAATTCCTCCTTTGTCTGTTTAATAAATCCTTCAGTGGGGGTGTCTTACATTCAGACAGGGAAAGATGAGACCTCAGGAAGTCCATCCATAAAGGTACATGCCCTTAcctaaattaaaattaagaatcccctcaacccccccccccccaccacttttgaaatcctgtgctTGTCACCTATCATGAGCTATGAATTCTTTCTTGGGGTAGGAGGCGTGGGGAGGATATAAGACTCACTCACTCACGCATTCTAGGAGAGTTGAGGAGTTATTTTAGCAAATCTCATGAGCTAATTTGTTAGATACTAttttgggtggggtggggacgGGGAGAGCATATGGCTGTCACCAATGGTGTATCTGAAGAAATGTGAGAAAAATATTACACAAGAggaatcttctttttttttctagccTCTGCCGTATATTACATCTTCTACCTTGTCAACCTTTGCATCTTTCATACCATAAAATTTCACACTTCTTTAATAAAATCATctcttacaaaaacaaaaagttttcttaaaaagtactgGAAAAATTTACCTTTTACGGTTAAGGCTTTTGTCTTTCTCTTAAGATACCTATTAGATAACAAGCATGAACAACATCATGTCTACAACTTTATCTAAGACTAAGTTAAGTAACTTTCAATTTTGCTTTGTTGTCATAAACTGTTAAACATCATAACGTTAAGAATCATTGCTTCTAGTGATTCTCTCCCGCCCAAATTCATAGGAATTTATAAACTTTCTTTAATCCAAAAATATCAAAGGCTTTTCAATCTATTAAAATTGCCAAAACCTTGCACTATTTCATGGACCTCCcaaacaacccctcccccccaccccacctcccctcctccaaAACCATTCACACACAtccatttcatttctttacCAACCCATGCAATCCATGCCATTTGAAAGATTTCTTCTATTTGGTCATACATTCACCCCTTAACCGTTCACCTCGAAATAACTTGCAAACAATCTTTAattcttaaaataaaacttgaaacattACATTTTGTCCCTGACAAAGTTGTACTATATGGTAAACATGTTACTACAGCACATtaagccccctccccctttttctTTTGAACTGTATTCTCTTTTGCTTTGAGCACTGGCATAGAGGGAGGAGTCACAGTAGTGATTTGCATGTTAAACTAGTCAATTCAGCCACTTTCTCATTGGTAACTCTCCGAGTCAATATCCTCAAAAAAAGTTGGAAAAGTGCCCCTTAAAAATTCAACCTCCACTGCTTGCAACCCTGTCTATTACGTCTCAAAAGTCATTTTCCAGTTATGACTCATCCATAATTAAAACAGTACAACAATCTCAGcaattttacaaatattttttcgTGTGTAAAAAGGAAGAATCTATACTTAAAATTGGCGTAAACAACTAAAGTTGATTGCAAGACTATGATACAGACAAATACTTATTGTACCACACTGAGTTGTTTACTTTATATTCTAACTAAAACATATcatatatgaatgaaaaaaagttACTGGGTACTACTAAgcagatattttaattttaatccttttcatattaataactCATGAACAATACATTTGTTACACTCTTGAAAGATTTTTCCTTATTGTTTTTTGGTTAAAGCACATCTTACAATAACCTACTAAAACTATTCTTTACTTTTCTATAAGAATATTATACTGAGTAAAAAGTGTACAGTTTCTTTTTTGTTTCAGGTTTTCcacattaatttttaataaaaaaaaaactgcaatctTTTTCCTTTACAGTATTCTATTAATTAAGTTTTCCTCAGATAAcaaagagagggagggagagagagaaaaagtgAAACTTGGAGAAGATAATGTCAAAGTTGTTGAACATGGACATTTTTGATGCAAGTCTTAAATGTTCACAACTGAACTCCTCCTCCAGCAACAATTTTACAAGGAGTTAAGCATAAATATCAAAACTGATCTTCAGCTGAATTTTATAAAAATTCAACAAATTTCCTATTTAATTCTCGTACTTTGGTTCATTTGTGTCATTCATACAATACAATGACTAAGGAATTGATTACTTATTACAAAATCTTATGGAACAGAAATTagttgtttgtttggtttttatACTTTCTTATTTCAGAGATAAACCCaacctcctttttttttaaatttttgtctcctgtacaaaaattaatgtatgttacatactgtatgttacatACATACTACATAACCTGTTGTAGTATTAACAATAACGTTCactaaaaacattttttttttattgtaattttcaCTTAACTTTACCTCGTTGGCATAAAGAAATATGTTTCTCGTTTGGTACTGTCATGACTGCCTATTGCATCgtcttataaatattcatagagTGACACTCACATTCTGTTCTAGCTTTATATGAACGTCTTCTTACAATTCTATTTGCGTAAAACTGCTCTGTTTTTGTAAAAGAGAAAATCGCGAGAGACTTGACGAACCTACACatcaattttaatatatacACCATGTAATATAAGACTATAGGATTCTATCACATAGGTACTatgcagtggcggcggaaccgggggggcttgggggggctcagcccccccaataaaaaagttgagggggcaaatgcatgataagcccccccaatatttaccaaggctccgaaacttacatctgcccatttttcaatgcatacttgtcgatctgtccgatgcacacgtatactctataggtgtaataatttaagtaattgctgggggaccctcggcccgtcccttggctatagaccacattgtcaccccaaccgcgtcttcacgccccgtgaaaagtggaagcagtgagtgtgagtaccggtgagcgtaacacaacttcgtcttaggccaatgacttgcctcatttcagccagttctccaacatccccttacttagtggtggatcgagcgtccatatatacagtcagggcggatccccccccccccctgacggactcaaatggactgctggcgcccttttcagcttttcactactttttacttattcgcgatttttgactattttattgcgctctcatatacctattgacatttgtcatattctgtcggtgtattttccgacaaaatggcgacgacacctatttattctccgtttatctgctaattagcaaggccccggaaagggtcatttcctgcaatctcgggagtatctttactcaaaaattttctgtacgctccgcgccaacctgtggtggcgctccgcttagatagtgtcgaaagcgcccctacagaccattcttgccccccccccgaccaatacccctagccccgccactgcccttactacactcaaaaacgtctttgcgagtacactaaaAGTAATAGcaactctcttaaaacaccatcgaatatacaaattacaatgtttttacagacttaacgtgcaatctgagaaattgcaggcttgagacacatattttagggccaggtattcgcagcataaaacactcgggaagtgccgtttccggtcatctgggggtttgaaaaaacccaaaattttcttgtacgctccgcgccaaccgatggtggcgctccgcttagatagtctccacacattagcccccccaataatttttccgttccgccgcgcctggtacTATGTACAACCCGACCAGTATATTACCTACACAAGACATAGAGACTAGTATACGTATTAACGGTGATGTTGAAAACCGATGTAACGGTGTCGTCCGATAGCCAATAAGCACAGTGATAATGTGACACGCTTTAAGATTTAAAAGATGCTGGTATAGGCGTATATACGGTTTCActgaaatgtatgaaatattgCAGTATGTGTGATATCTTCACAGTACATTTAAACTATAGTATATCCATACGGACTCAAAAAAACTAAATGCGAAACAATGGTGAACATTATTTGCGGTTTTCTTCTTAAAGCAAAATTCatattccaattttttttccccgctTATGAATATTGATCTGATGGATTAGTGTTCCATTTATGAAACCATATAGCCTACAACAACCTCAATTTGCATTCTTTTtattccccccaccccaccccactaccaaaaaaaaaacacgctGATTTGCGAGTTACGAAAGTATTTAATCAGGTGCAATCCCAAACAGACACAacacaaataaacaacaacattgtCTTCATAATTTGAATCAAGATTCAGTGACGCTATCGTTGAGCcccattacccccccccccccacccatcgaGAGTCACTTACGCTATCTTTCAGCCGCATTTCCTCCCCTCCCAACCCTCTCCTCAACTTCCACCAGGAGTCTAATTAATCCACACATGATATGCATTCTGCTCCCCACTTATATAAACCAACATTACAAACcgtcattttctattttgaaagttCATCCTCCTTactttttctcccttttttttacCTCCTTAAATGACTCTCGACATTAAAAGGACAAATACCATATCAGCGAAAAAAAAGTAAGAGTAAGTCCAAATATAGAAACTTGTTAGATCCATTTAAGAGGAAGGAACAGAGAATGAGACAGacagaagaaacaaaactttaatAATGAAGTAGAATATTTTAAAGCTGAAAACACCGAGATTCGTAGAGATTATACAGGCGGAGGGCTTTTTACTCGAGGCATCATTTACACTAGTCACACACTAATCGGAGGATAAACCCGTTTGCTGATTTTGGTCGCCTTTAAGGCGACCGctactctttttcttttctgcttTCATTCTTTCGTTCGTTTTCATAACAAACATAGAAAACGAAACACGTTCTTGTTCTGCAGTTTTGTCCCGGTCCGTTATGATTCTTAACGAACCCTTTCACTGATAGGGATTGAACGAAAGATGTCCCCGATCCGAGGTCCAAAAACATGGCGAGCCAGTCGTACGTATTTGGTCTGGTTGAAAAGAGCATGGAACTTTGTGGAATTCGTCACTTTCGGGCGAAAAGGTAAAACGGTCCTGTGTGATCGATGGCGACAGTAGCGGCGAGAGGTTAAGCTGAGAAAAATCGATGGTTGAATACGTTGGCTGTACCGACAGTTGTAAGCATTTCCTCTGAGCGTCGGAGGCTATCTTGGGCTCCTCTTGGACCGGCATGCTGGGCGGGTCAAAGAGCTTTCCAGTTTCGGCAATGTCGGTGAAGTCTTCGTGCGTAACCGGTGGACAGCATAGTATCTGAGATGACGGGGAGGAGGGTAACGTGACTGTTGTGTTAGCTTCCATCGGACCTCTCTGTAATCTTTCTTGCACTTTGATGGATAACTTGAAAGGTAACGAAGGATTCGGCGAAGGAACGGGACCTGGCGACTTGTCGTAGTTTTCACTCTTGATGGTCGTAGTCGTCGTAGGACAGTCGTCGAAAACGTCGTTATGAATGTCGGCGCCGGGACTCGTGCAAAACGACTCGGTGTCGGACAGGAAACAGCTCGATCTGGCATCGCTCGTCGGCGAACTACAGGTTGACCCGGCGTCATCCTTTCGCGTCCGACACCATCCGAGCTTGAACTTTATACTCCTCAGG from Apostichopus japonicus isolate 1M-3 chromosome 19, ASM3797524v1, whole genome shotgun sequence carries:
- the LOC139959472 gene encoding uncharacterized protein, coding for MFHDRQVLQVPEIYIADSIRKKRLRKGRVEFLVKWKGWTNRHNTWEPEDNILDKQLVQEFENKLVKQKMKRSNLKKMARTNGIATRPQRINSTEPTSPISKSGRRMNRLQKSKIITSLSDDLLEEMFCTSDGNFLDFPENLAVKGGPEDQSLARSSVLVSYIPKQDCLRSIKFKLGWCRTRKDDAGSTCSSPTSDARSSCFLSDTESFCTSPGADIHNDVFDDCPTTTTTIKSENYDKSPGPVPSPNPSLPFKLSIKVQERLQRGPMEANTTVTLPSSPSSQILCCPPVTHEDFTDIAETGKLFDPPSMPVQEEPKIASDAQRKCLQLSVQPTYSTIDFSQLNLSPLLSPSITQDRFTFSPESDEFHKVPCSFQPDQIRTTGSPCFWTSDRGHLSFNPYQ